A genomic segment from Dermacentor silvarum isolate Dsil-2018 chromosome 11, BIME_Dsil_1.4, whole genome shotgun sequence encodes:
- the LOC119433601 gene encoding uncharacterized protein K02A2.6-like: MADASSAAKAVCNHCKKRGHFAAVCRSGKRLGSVELHSVAAVARNGRYVEVRVNGNPLVFKVDSGADVSVVPRTFPGCPAVLDKPRGEELFGPGKQALKLLGTFDAALSWRGRQVNERLYVVAGQEQPLLGYPAIVALGVVKFVGAVAPALPDAPPREVPPALFTGLGTFPEEYTIRIKPDAVPYALSTARRIPIPLRDVVKKELDKMEQEGVIRCVDEPTDWCAGLVVVPKPAGGYRLCVDLTKLNQVVLRERHVLPTVDQTLGLLGDARVFSKLDATSGFHQVRLARDSQKYTTFITPFGRYCYCRLPFGITSAPEYFQRQMSRLLEGLAGVVNLMDDILVFGRTTEEHDQRLQAVLGRLQQAGVTLNAAKCTFGVSSVRFLGVVVGANGITPDPEKVAAIQRMPAPQDVHGVQRFLGMLNHVGRFLPGLSQTTAPIRSLLNKLAAWTWGPAQASAFEKLKSMLSSDICLARYNPALLTTVSADASSFGLGAVLLQDQPSGERRPVAYASRALTETERRYSQIEKEALAATWAINRFDEFLRGLRFTLETDHKPLVQLLGTADLDLMPPRIQRFRIRLLQYQFDVKYVPGKQLATADALSRDPVVQLPATPAVDKVELYVQEALRAIPPTFAVLLDDFRAHQAADGECAQLKLYCEQGWPRKENLPLSVAQFWAHRAEFSIGDGLLLCGGRLLVPASLRKHVLSLIHDGHLGVNRCRAIARGAVWWPTMGSQIKTMVENCPNCATTRVQRAEPLLPTVTPSRPWERVGVDIFHHEEADYLLLVDYYSRYPEVLSLRSTTSTAVISIIKSVFARIPRLRPELRILPRHQQSQLPAV; encoded by the exons ATGGCAGACGCGTCGTCAG CGGCCAAAGCGGTCTGTAACCACTGCAAGAAGCGAGGCCACTTCGCGGCGGTATGTCGCTCAGGGAAGCGCCTCGGATCCGTCGAGCTCCACTCCGTCGCGGCGGTGGCCCGCAACGGGCGGTACGTTGAGGTGCGTGTCAACGGGAACCCTCTCGTCTTCAAAGTGGACTCTGGAGCCGACGTCTCGGTGGTTCCGCGCACGTTTCCCGGCTGCCCAGCCGTCCTCGATAAGCCGCGAGGCGAAGAACTTTTCGGACCCGGGAAACAAGCCCTGAAGCTTCTCGGCACCTTCGACGCGGCGCTGTCTTGGAGAGGCAGGCAAGTCAACGAGCGCCTCTACGTCGTTGCGGGACAAGAGCAGCCACTTCTCGGCTATCCCGCTATCGTTGCCCTTGGGGTCGTCAAGTTTGTCGGCGCCGTCGCACCAGCTCTGCCGGACGCACCACCTCGTGAAGTCCCTCCAGCCCTTTTCACCGGCCTGGGCACGTTTCCGGAAGAGTACACGATACGTATCAAGCCTGACGCGGTACCGTATGCCCTCAGCACAGCCCGGCGTATCCCGATACCGCTACGAGACGTAGTCAAAAAGGAGCTCGACAAGATGGAGCAGGAGGGCGTGATCCGGTGCGTCGACGAACCGACGGACTGGTGCGCGGGACTTGTCGTCGTCCCGAAGCCAGCGGGGGGTTACCGCCTGTGCGTTGATTTGACCAAACTCAACCAAGTCGTTCTGCGTGAACGCCACGTACTCCCGACCGTCGACCAAACCCTCGGACTTCTCGGTGACGCACGCGTTTTCTCGAAGTTGGACGCAACTTCAGGCTTCCACCAAGTACGCCTGGCGCGCGACTCCCAGAAGTACACGACTTTCATCACTCCGTTTGGCAGGTATTGCTACTGCCGCCTCCCATTCGGCATAACATCGGCCCCGGAATACTTCCAGCGTCAGATGTCTCGCCTGCTGGAAGGGTTGGCTGGTGTTGTTAACCTTATGGACGACATCCTTGTGTTTGGCCGCACCACAGAAGAACACGACCAACGCCTCCAGGCAGTCCTTGGTCGCCTCCAACAAGCGGGGGTCACCCTCAACGCTGCCAAGTGCACTTTCGGCGTGTCCAGCGTGCGGTTCCTTGGCGTTGTCGTCGGTGCCAATGGCATCACTCCGGATCCAGAGAAAGTGGCCGCCATTCAGCGCATGCCAGCTCCTCAGGACGTTCATGGTGTCCAACGTTTTCTCGGTATGCTCAACCATGTCGGTCGCTTCCTCCCGGGCCTCTCTCAAACGACTGCGCCAATCAGAAGTCTCCTGAACAAGCTTGCAGCCTGGACATGGGGACCAGCGCAGGCTTCAGCATTTGAAAAGCTCAAGAGCATGCTGTCGTCGGACATCTGCCTCGCAAGGTACAACCCTGCACTGTTGACGACAGTCTCCGCAGATGCCAGTTCCTTCGGGTTGGGTGCTGTCCTCCTTCAAGACCAGCCATCAGGGGAGCGCCGACCAGTTGCATACGCCTCTCGAGCGCTGACTGAAACGGAACGGAGGTACAGCCAGATCGAAAAGGAGGCACTGGCTGCCACCTGGGCCATCAACCGATTCGACGAGTTTCTTCGGGGTCTTCGTTTCACCCTCGAGACCGACCATAAGCCGTTAGTACAGCTCCTAGGAACCGCGGATCTCGATCTCATGCCACCACGAATCCAGCGCTTCCGCATCCGCCTTCTCCAGTACCAGTTTGATGTCAAGTACGTTCCTGGGAAACAGCTGGCCACCGCAGATGCACTCTCAAGGGACCCAGTCGTCCAGCTGCCAGCGACTCCAGCTGTTGACAAGGTGGAGCTGTACGTTCAAGAAGCACTCCGTGCTATCCCTCCTACATTTGCAGTCCTCCTCGACGACTTCCGAGCTCACCAGGCTGCAGATGGGGAGTGCGCGCAGCTCAAGTTGTACTGTGAGCAAGGGTGGCCTAGGAAAGAGAATCTGCCTCTCAGCGTGGCTCAGTTCTGGGCTCATCGGGCCGAGTTCAGTATTGGTGACGGCCTTCTCCTCTGCGGTGGACGCCTGCTGGTGCCCGCTTCTCTGCGGAAGCACGTCCTCTCCCTCATCCATGACGGACACCTCGGAGTGAACCGTTGCCGCGCCATCGCCAGGGGAGCTGTCTGGTGGCCGACCATGGGGAGTCAGATCAAGACAATGGTGGAGAACTGTCCCAACTGTGCTACCACGCGGGTCCAGCGAGCAGAGCCACTgctgcctaccgtgacgcctagcCGTCCCTGGGAGCGAGTCGGGGTGGACATATTTCATCACGAAGAAGCCGACTACCTTCTCCTCGTAGATTACTACTCGAGGTACCCTGAAGTGCTGTCCCTTCGCTCGACGACGTCTACAGCGGTGATCTCCATCATCAAAAGTGTCTTCGCAAG AATTCCGCGTCTTCGCCCAGAGCTACGGATTCTCCCACGTCACCAGCAGTCCCAGTTACCCGCAGTCTAA